The Brassica oleracea var. oleracea cultivar TO1000 chromosome C7, BOL, whole genome shotgun sequence sequence CAAAAGTAAACATATTCTCCTTGTAATTTGCAGCATGTCCAGAAGTTTCCCACAGATTCATGTTGTACATATTTGGCGTTATGACCTGCCAGTGCAAGTTTAATTTAGCGACCCTAATTAATTAAGTATGTCAAATATGAGATGAGAGATTAGAAAAAACCTCAGTGTAACCCCTTTTCCAGTATTGCTCCTTAATGAATTCCATCAACTTGTTATATACACGAGTGCCGAGTGGAAGAAAGAACCAACTCCCAGGGCTGGAGCTCAAAATGATTATATATAAGTAGAGTGAAACATGAAGAGGAAAACACTGTTGGGTGACATTGAACAAACCTGAGATGATGACAAAAGAAAAGTTCCTGCTTTTGGCCCAATAGTCTGTGGTCATACTTTTTAGCTTCTTCTAGGAATTGAAGATATTTCTGCAGCAACCAAAACAAAGACAATCGATATTATGCATACTCAGAATCCTGCTCGGCAGTCAGAATAATTTTAAAGAAATTGGGTACCTTCAGCTGTTTCTGATCTGGATAAGATATCCCATAAACTCTCTGCAAACTCTCACGCTCTTTGTCACCCCTCCAGTAAGCTGATGAGGCCTGAGAAAAAAATATTTTGCTCAACAGAAGAAACAAAACTAGAATCTGCATAGAAGTAATTCCTAGCGATATAAAAGTAACTCACCCTCAAACACTTGAAAGCTTTCACAAAAGAAGTGTTTGGTATGTGTGGTCCACGACATAAATCAACAAGAGGGCCACATCTGTAGACAGTAATGGTCTTGTCTGCAGGTAAATCCTTGATGATTTCAATCTAGATGATTAACAGCAGAAGTATGAGTCCACAAATCAAATTATAACAATTTTAATGAATGATAATATCTAGCTTTAACACACCTTAAACTTGTTATCAGAAAACATCTCCATTGCCTGATCTTTTGTCACTTCAATCCTTTCAAATGGTTGCGCTTCCTGAGATGTAAATAGAAGAGAATGCGAATTAAAAGTTGGGTGGACCTATTCATTCGATTCTTACTTCAAAGGTTTTTTAAAAAAAAAAGCAATTTGTTCACAACATATATTAAAACTTAGTAGACTAACGAAGAAACAATACCTTAGCAGCTTTCGCAGCACCTGCTTCGATGTTAGGGAAGTGATTGTCATTCAGCCCCAAGTCATTTTCATAACGCGCATCATAGTAGAAACCCTGCAATAGCAATCCACAACTAACATCAACGATAGCCACCTTCACACAGTATTACAAAGAGCAAGTTTCCTCCTTTCTTGTTCTACTCAACAAAACATACACAGAAGCTGCTCTTACCTCCCCTCTGGTTGTACATGGTCCAATGCAGAGCTTACACCCATACTCCTGCTCAATAGCCTGCACACCAACATCCACAGTAAAGCCAAATCATTTAAAACTTATTTAATCATTAAATAAGATCAAACTAAAAACCACTCTTTTACCTGACCAAGAATGTGAGCACTAGAGTGCCAGAGAGTGTCCCTTCCTTTATCACTATCAAACTTAAACAGCTCAAGCTTACAATCCCCTTCCAACGGCCTACTCATGTCCCAGAGCTCATCGTTGACCGACGAAATCAACGCCGAGTTAGCCAAACCCTTCGAAATCTGAGCGGCGATGTCCATCGGAGTCGTCTCCCACTTCTTCCCTTCCTTCACGCTCCCATCCGGCAACGTAATCCTGTCAACACACAAAACAACATCGTTCTCTTAAGAAACTGAAACAAAGTTATATAGATAAGTTATCGCATCGTGATTTTTTACTTGATCGGATCGTGTGGCAGAGACTTGAGCTTCTCGAGCTGATCGGCTTGGATCTGCTCGAAGAGGGTGATGCGCTTGGGGATGACGGCGGAGAGATACGCCTCGTTCTTTTGATTGCTGGCTGCCATTGATGGAACGGTGCAGAACGAGGAGAGAGAGGTGAAGCGAGACGGTGGCGGAGAGACAGAGTGAGAAGCTGTGAAACGACGGATAGAGCGAGCCGAGAGACGGAGGAGCATCAAATAAAGGTGTTTTTGTTATCTGAGCGAGGCGAGGCCCTAGGGCTTTTTCATTTGGAGATACAAAAATATTATACCGAGAAAATCCAAACCGGCCTAGTTGAAATTGGGTGGTTCAGTTCGGTTTAGTACGGTCAATGGTCTTTTAGCTTCAATCATTTATAACGTGGCGATTCTTGGTTTAGAAATTTAATTTAGGATTAGCCGGTTCCAATCAGAAGTAGACTTTTTCATCAACTTCACAAACAAAACCGGTCAGGGACATAGATAAATAGAACAACATTGCCTTTTCTTATATCAAAAACGTTGGCATATTACCTCTAGAGTTTTCGTTACTAATATGTAAACAACCTTAAATTGTTTTTTTTTTTTGTCGACAACCTTAAATTGTTAAACCAAGCTTTTTGTTAAGTTTCTTATTAAATTGTCTTCGATCCTAAAATTTTAAAGACATGTTCATAAGACCTTTTTTTTTTGTTCATAAGACATTTCTGATATTTGAGGTAGATTTTATATACAAGTAAGATTAACTCATGAGGTTATACACTAGTGGGGTTATATAACTCATGAATTCATGATCTCCTTATGTTTTACATATATATAAAAAGAAAGTGAAACTAACTAAACAAGACTTTTCAGTGTAATATATTCACGAAGAAGAGCCGTCGTTGTTCATCAGTGGGATTTCTCAGCAATCTGCAGAATATCAAAGAGGCCCAACAACTGATAAATAAAGTTTAAGAACGATACAAAACGATGAGAACGTTTTAGTAGGCAACATATACTTTAGAGATAAATTGTAGTATGTCCACAGAAATAACAGTGTATAAAGAAGATTAAACACAATAATATTCTATTCAACAAGAGTAGAAAATAGTTTGGCAACAACAAAATAAAAGCGAGTTTCATTAGAAAGGAGGAATATTAGTGAGCCATCCATCTTGGTCAATGAAAGAGTAGGTAGCAAATTGGTCCTTAGCGAGCGTATAAGAAACAACTTTGTTAATCCAAGTAACTCTTCCAGATAAATGCGATCCTGCTCCTTTACACTCAACTTCTGCATACGTGAACCTCGATCTAAACACAAAATTACAAACATGATTATTTTTAAAGAAAATGAATGGGCCGGGGTATATATATATATGTAAAGATGTGCTTACTCGTGGCCACCGTAGTTCCAAGAGAACCAGCCCTGAGGGACGACGACAGAAGCGAGATCAGTTTGGAAGAAAATGACTCGGCTGAATGGACCATAGGCTCGTCCAAGGTATACATTCATGGTCCCTGTAACACTTCCACGTAGGAACACGAAGCCACTCGGGTCCCTTATACTCCATCTTGCTTGAGCCGTTATGAACCCATGGTTCATCATTGGTGCCAATACGCCAGCCGTTGCATGTATATGACAGTCCTGTCAAAACATTTTACATAAACTTCCATCTTAAAAGAAAACCTCTATCTTTTACTTGTATCTTAATCTTTGGTGTCACAAACAAAGAATGATGACAGTGGTACAAACATTACACGTTTATGCCACATCATTCTATAAAGAAATCATTGTATAATTATACTTGCAAATAGGTCAATAGTTCTTCGATCTGCTTTTACTTTTGCTATCAACCAAAAAGGCTTTATGAAAAGATTGTTTTGTGTGAATGTAACAATTCTTGTGTAAATAGTGATAAAGTGCGGTTTATGCGGCCATGCTATAACAATAGTAGCAAAAAGCACTCTAATTTAAGTCAATGATTGTAGAGAGAGATTAGGTATATATGCATACCTCGTAGATAGATTGGCCACTACCAAAAATGAAATCAATAGCACCTTCGATGTAACAGTTTTTGAAGAGATGTCTGCCTTGAACATCCCACAACGTATCTTGTAACCCCAAGAAACCGCAGTTGTAGAACGCTGATTTATCTCCATAAACCGTAAGCGCTACCGC is a genomic window containing:
- the LOC106306883 gene encoding threonine--tRNA ligase, mitochondrial-like, with the protein product MLLRLSARSIRRFTASHSVSPPPSRFTSLSSFCTVPSMAASNQKNEAYLSAVIPKRITLFEQIQADQLEKLKSLPHDPIKITLPDGSVKEGKKWETTPMDIAAQISKGLANSALISSVNDELWDMSRPLEGDCKLELFKFDSDKGRDTLWHSSAHILGQAIEQEYGCKLCIGPCTTRGEGFYYDARYENDLGLNDNHFPNIEAGAAKAAKEAQPFERIEVTKDQAMEMFSDNKFKIEIIKDLPADKTITVYRCGPLVDLCRGPHIPNTSFVKAFKCLRASSAYWRGDKERESLQRVYGISYPDQKQLKKYLQFLEEAKKYDHRLLGQKQELFFCHHLSPGSWFFLPLGTRVYNKLMEFIKEQYWKRGYTEVITPNMYNMNLWETSGHAANYKENMFTFDIEKQEFGLKPMNCPGHCLMFQHRVRSYRELPIRLADFGVLHRNEASGALSGLTRVRRFQQDDAHIFCTEDQVTEEVKAVLEFIDYAYKIFGFTYELKLSTRPEKYLGDLATWDKAENDLKVALDAFGKTWQLNEGDGAFYGPKIDITVSDALNRKFQCATLQLDFQLPDRFKLEYSGDDEAKRNRPVMIHRAVLGSVERMFAILLEHYKGKWPFWLSPRQAIVCPISKKSEEYALKVKEQIHEAGYYVDADITDRKIDKKVREAQLAQYNYILVVGETEAATGQVSVRIRDSAAHSVKSIDDLLEEFKTKTAEYQ
- the LOC106305294 gene encoding putative pectinesterase 52, which gives rise to MPGLFIFIALLLSSCTVLSTATDQTCGNKVVNTIFVDLAGSGKHRTVQSAIDSVPEPNSQWIKIKIKEGVYVEKVEIPLTKPCIIVEGEGQRVTTITYNAHAATDVSSTFTSHPSHVVVRNLTIMNSYNRLSIRSRPSWVIKPAVALTVYGDKSAFYNCGFLGLQDTLWDVQGRHLFKNCYIEGAIDFIFGSGQSIYEDCHIHATAGVLAPMMNHGFITAQARWSIRDPSGFVFLRGSVTGTMNVYLGRAYGPFSRVIFFQTDLASVVVPQGWFSWNYGGHESRFTYAEVECKGAGSHLSGRVTWINKVVSYTLAKDQFATYSFIDQDGWLTNIPPF